In a single window of the Blattabacterium cuenoti genome:
- a CDS encoding PASTA domain-containing protein: MNYSKYFVIFIINFLISILILYKITQLALKWVDVYTKHGSYVVVPDLKGFTLPKSISILKKLGLKYDIDTSRYDPNFKVNQIISFSPEAGGHVKEGRHIYIQVNSKSSQSILPNIINKNKRIAIKLLHDNHIPVKEIKYIHDMSRDTVLKILYKKKSIQSGYRFPTNQDGITLIIGKGYEKNNLVVPNVIGMSLHAATHTLNNQLFHVINFYYDHTIINPNKNAKVYRQKPTPGSIHDKNKSVELWLSSKELLDHLIQIDEKKSSKQTEKIQIEIEKEDSNKHMEKKEEKIELN; encoded by the coding sequence ATGAATTATTCAAAATATTTTGTAATATTCATAATAAATTTTTTAATTTCCATATTGATCTTATATAAAATAACTCAATTGGCACTGAAATGGGTAGATGTATATACAAAACATGGATCTTATGTTGTAGTTCCTGATTTGAAAGGTTTTACTTTACCTAAATCTATATCTATTTTAAAAAAATTAGGGCTAAAATACGATATAGATACATCGCGTTACGATCCTAATTTTAAAGTTAATCAAATTATTTCCTTTTCTCCAGAAGCTGGAGGTCATGTAAAAGAAGGAAGACATATATACATACAAGTTAATTCTAAATCCTCACAATCTATTTTACCTAATATTATAAATAAAAATAAACGAATAGCAATAAAATTGCTTCATGATAATCATATACCTGTCAAAGAAATTAAATATATTCATGACATGAGTAGAGATACCGTTTTAAAAATTTTATATAAAAAAAAATCTATTCAATCTGGATATAGATTTCCTACTAATCAAGATGGTATCACTTTAATTATTGGAAAAGGATATGAAAAAAATAATTTGGTAGTTCCTAATGTTATCGGAATGTCATTACATGCTGCTACTCATACTTTAAACAACCAATTATTTCATGTAATTAATTTTTACTATGATCATACAATAATCAATCCGAATAAAAATGCAAAAGTATACCGTCAAAAACCTACACCTGGAAGTATTCATGATAAAAATAAATCGGTTGAACTTTGGTTAAGTTCAAAAGAATTATTGGATCATTTAATTCAAATAGATGAAAAAAAATCAAGCAAACAAACAGAAAAAATTCAAATAGAAATAGAAAAAGAAGATTCTAATAAACATATGGAAAAAAAAGAAGAAAAAATAGAATTGAATTAA
- a CDS encoding RluA family pseudouridine synthase: MKKIQIIANENQKEVRLDKFLKSNIQNISRNQIQKLTISGKVIVNQRIVKKNYKIKPLDFIDIEISNIPSILDHLEYNNIIAEKINIDIIHEDEDVIVVNKPAGMVVHPGFGNDKGTLIHGIKYHFQNSNLNNFNLYRSGLVHRLDKDTSGLLVLAKNEYSQKYLFQQFYSRTIKREYRALIWGDLLEEKGIITGFIGRDPKNRKRMTIFRNNESYKGKYSVTCYEVLERFKYLTYISCNIKTGKTHQIRAHFKYLGHPLFHDSIYGGNRIFMKKKCSNQNIEFLKTCLKILPRQALHAISLSFIHPKNGKCYFYCPIPEDFKIVLQKCKKMFL, from the coding sequence ATGAAAAAAATTCAAATTATTGCGAATGAAAATCAAAAAGAAGTTCGTCTTGATAAATTTTTAAAAAGTAATATCCAAAACATTAGTAGAAATCAAATTCAAAAATTAACTATTTCAGGAAAAGTTATAGTCAATCAACGTATTGTAAAAAAAAATTATAAAATAAAACCTTTAGATTTTATAGATATAGAAATCTCTAATATTCCTTCTATATTGGATCATTTAGAGTACAATAATATTATTGCAGAAAAAATAAATATAGATATTATCCATGAAGATGAAGATGTTATTGTAGTTAATAAACCAGCAGGAATGGTTGTTCATCCTGGATTTGGAAATGATAAAGGAACGTTGATTCATGGAATTAAATATCATTTTCAAAACTCAAATTTAAATAATTTTAATTTATATAGAAGTGGATTAGTCCATAGATTAGATAAGGATACATCAGGTTTATTAGTTTTAGCTAAAAATGAATATTCTCAAAAATATTTATTTCAACAATTTTACTCCAGAACAATTAAAAGAGAATATAGGGCTTTAATATGGGGAGATTTACTTGAAGAAAAAGGGATTATAACTGGTTTTATTGGTAGGGATCCTAAAAATAGAAAAAGAATGACTATATTTAGAAATAATGAATCTTATAAAGGGAAGTATTCTGTTACATGTTACGAAGTATTAGAAAGATTCAAATATTTAACATATATTTCTTGCAATATCAAAACAGGAAAAACACATCAAATAAGAGCTCATTTCAAATACTTGGGACATCCATTGTTTCATGATTCTATTTATGGTGGAAACAGAATTTTTATGAAAAAAAAATGTTCCAATCAAAATATAGAATTTTTGAAAACTTGTTTAAAAATATTACCAAGACAAGCTTTACATGCTATATCTCTTTCTTTTATACATCCAAAAAATGGGAAATGTTATTTTTATTGTCCAATTCCTGAAGATTTTAAAATCGTTTTACAAAAATGTAAAAAAATGTTTTTATAA
- the feoB gene encoding ferrous iron transport protein B — MSRIKLALVGNPNVGKTSLFNKLTGLNQKVGNYIGVTVEKKIGYFCHENIYYQIIDLPGTYSIYSSSEDEEVVSRLLSNSNDLDYPDKIIVVADSSNIKKSLLLFRQVQDLGFPVLFVLNMLDEAKKKGISINIEKLKKILITEIVLINARRGIGLDKIKLKIKNLNKKIKKTYFFNPGLRYSLAINDVKNSYKVNSYQAWYYLAHNKKFLKEDYLLNKIKKKYNIIPKRLQIKETLDRYEEIGKIFSKTVSELISDKEKTYLEFSKKIDNYLILHPFWGYFIFIFFLFFIFQCIFFWTEIPKKFIEFFFSFVQKKLDNVHPGPLNNFFFQGIFPAISTIVSFIPQISILLFFILIMEESGYISRVIFLMDRIMRPFGLNGKSVVPLISSIACAIPAIMSARHIENPRDRLITILATPFMTCSARLPVYTLIISLIIPDKRWYFIQLRGIILMAMYILGIISALSISMILHKFLKKNYKSHLIIEIPTYKIPILKNVLITLWINLKSFITNAGKMIFLINILIWVLGTFGPSENSYISIQKKELPHSYLGLLGKKMEPVIHPLGYDWKIGIGLLSSLVAREVFVSTMASIYSIEEKENFLKEKMKKEISPKTKKPIYNLSTGISLLFFYAFSMQCMSTLSIIKKETKSWKWPIVQFFFMTLLAYTISLLTYQILKK, encoded by the coding sequence ATGTCAAGAATTAAATTAGCACTTGTTGGGAATCCAAATGTAGGAAAAACTTCTTTGTTTAACAAATTAACTGGACTTAATCAAAAAGTTGGAAATTATATAGGAGTAACAGTTGAAAAAAAAATAGGATATTTTTGTCATGAAAATATATACTATCAAATTATAGATCTTCCTGGAACTTATAGTATTTATTCTTCATCAGAAGATGAAGAAGTAGTTAGTAGACTACTAAGCAATAGCAATGATTTAGATTATCCAGATAAAATCATAGTAGTAGCAGATTCATCAAACATAAAAAAAAGTCTTCTTTTATTTAGACAAGTACAAGATTTAGGGTTTCCTGTTCTTTTTGTATTAAATATGCTTGATGAAGCGAAAAAGAAAGGGATATCCATTAATATAGAAAAACTAAAAAAAATTCTCATAACAGAAATTGTATTGATCAACGCAAGAAGAGGGATAGGGTTAGATAAAATCAAGTTGAAAATAAAAAATTTAAATAAAAAAATAAAAAAAACTTATTTTTTCAATCCAGGATTACGTTATTCTCTTGCTATTAATGATGTCAAAAATAGTTATAAAGTAAACTCTTATCAAGCTTGGTATTATTTAGCTCACAATAAAAAATTTTTAAAAGAAGACTATTTATTAAACAAAATAAAAAAAAAATATAATATTATTCCTAAAAGACTACAGATAAAGGAAACATTAGATAGATATGAAGAAATAGGAAAAATATTTTCAAAAACAGTTTCTGAATTAATTTCGGATAAAGAAAAAACTTATTTAGAATTTTCGAAAAAAATAGATAATTATTTAATTTTACATCCTTTTTGGGGTTATTTCATTTTTATATTTTTTTTATTTTTTATTTTTCAATGTATTTTTTTCTGGACGGAAATACCCAAAAAATTTATAGAATTTTTTTTTTCTTTTGTACAAAAAAAACTAGATAATGTTCATCCTGGTCCTTTAAATAATTTTTTTTTTCAAGGAATATTTCCTGCAATTAGTACTATTGTCTCTTTTATTCCCCAAATTTCTATTTTACTATTTTTCATTCTTATTATGGAAGAAAGTGGTTACATAAGTAGAGTTATATTCTTAATGGATAGAATCATGCGACCTTTTGGATTAAATGGTAAAAGTGTTGTTCCGCTTATTTCTAGTATAGCTTGCGCTATTCCCGCAATTATGTCAGCTAGACATATAGAAAATCCAAGAGATCGTTTAATTACTATTTTAGCTACTCCTTTTATGACCTGTTCTGCAAGATTACCTGTTTATACTTTAATTATATCTCTAATTATACCAGATAAAAGATGGTATTTTATTCAACTAAGAGGAATAATACTCATGGCTATGTATATTTTAGGAATTATATCTGCTTTGAGTATATCAATGATTTTACATAAATTTTTGAAAAAAAATTATAAAAGTCATCTTATAATAGAAATTCCTACTTATAAAATACCTATATTAAAAAATGTATTAATTACTCTATGGATTAATCTAAAATCATTTATTACAAATGCAGGAAAAATGATTTTCCTGATTAATATATTGATTTGGGTTTTAGGAACTTTTGGTCCTTCAGAAAATTCATACATAAGTATACAGAAAAAAGAATTACCTCATTCTTATTTGGGACTATTAGGAAAAAAAATGGAACCTGTAATTCATCCATTAGGATATGATTGGAAAATTGGAATAGGATTACTATCTTCTCTTGTAGCAAGAGAAGTTTTTGTTAGTACGATGGCTTCTATATACAGTATAGAAGAAAAAGAAAATTTTTTAAAGGAAAAAATGAAAAAAGAAATATCCCCTAAAACCAAAAAACCTATTTATAATTTATCAACAGGAATTTCTTTATTATTTTTTTATGCATTTTCTATGCAATGCATGAGTACCTTATCTATAATAAAGAAAGAAACAAAATCTTGGAAATGGCCCATTGTACAATTTTTTTTTATGACTTTATTAGCTTATACAATTTCGTTATTAACATACCAAATATTAAAAAAATAA
- a CDS encoding D-alanine--D-alanine ligase, whose amino-acid sequence MKKIAILMGGFSKESTISLKSGKVVYENLCRKEFNPYRIYLFKDRWFMKDENDKEYSINKQDFTVYGVKDLKFDCVFNAIHGTPGEDGILQAYFELLKIPYTGCNFHHANLTFNKKYCLTFLKHFGINTAESFFLNKNQIFCKKKILNKVGLPCFIKPNRSGSSIGISKVYEEKNLFDAVQKAFLVDEEIIIESFLEGKEVSVGVFSFKNEIIVLPITEIISQNDFFDFESKYSGKSKEITPAKLLPNIEKKIQEIAKKVYEYLNLSGISRSEYIIVNEKPFFLEINTIPGLSKESIFPKQLETIGISLSDVFKNTIYSSIERMNT is encoded by the coding sequence ATGAAAAAAATAGCTATTCTCATGGGAGGATTTTCAAAAGAATCCACTATTTCACTAAAAAGCGGAAAAGTTGTTTATGAAAATCTATGCAGAAAAGAATTTAATCCTTATCGGATTTATCTTTTTAAAGATAGATGGTTTATGAAAGATGAAAATGATAAAGAATATTCCATAAATAAGCAAGATTTTACTGTTTATGGTGTGAAGGATCTAAAGTTTGATTGTGTATTTAATGCCATACATGGAACTCCAGGAGAAGACGGTATATTACAAGCTTATTTTGAATTATTAAAAATTCCTTACACAGGATGTAATTTTCATCATGCTAATTTAACTTTTAATAAAAAATATTGTTTAACTTTTTTAAAACATTTTGGAATTAATACAGCTGAATCTTTTTTTTTGAATAAAAATCAAATTTTTTGTAAAAAAAAAATTTTAAATAAAGTAGGACTTCCTTGTTTTATAAAACCTAACAGATCTGGATCTAGTATAGGAATCAGTAAAGTTTATGAAGAAAAAAATTTGTTTGATGCAGTACAAAAAGCCTTTTTAGTGGATGAAGAAATCATTATCGAATCTTTTCTTGAAGGAAAAGAGGTATCAGTGGGTGTTTTTTCATTTAAAAATGAAATTATTGTTTTACCAATAACAGAAATAATTAGTCAAAATGATTTTTTTGATTTTGAGTCTAAATATTCTGGTAAATCTAAAGAAATCACCCCCGCAAAATTATTGCCAAATATTGAAAAAAAAATACAAGAAATAGCAAAAAAAGTGTATGAATATCTTAATTTATCAGGAATATCTAGGTCTGAATATATTATTGTAAATGAAAAACCTTTTTTTTTAGAAATCAATACAATTCCAGGTCTTTCAAAAGAAAGTATTTTTCCAAAACAATTGGAAACAATTGGAATCTCTTTATCCGATGTATTTAAAAACACCATATATTCTTCCATTGAAAGAATGAATACATAA